From Solea solea chromosome 20, fSolSol10.1, whole genome shotgun sequence, one genomic window encodes:
- the LOC131447340 gene encoding serine/arginine-rich splicing factor 10-like isoform X2: protein MARYMRPPNTSLFVRNISDDSRPEDLRREFGRYGPIVDVYIPLDFYTRQPRGFAYIQFEDVRDAEDALHSLDRKWVCGRQIEIQFAQGDRKTPNQMKTKERHSPSRSSRYDDYDRDGRRRRSRSRSHDRYRSRSQSYDRRRRRSESPRDSRGRVYARGRSRSREDERHRPRRESRGRSRSHSRSASPQEPVNPASTSHYTEEEVRRKRSPSRSRSRSASRSRSRSRSRSWAGRKSGGR from the exons atGGCCAGATACATGAGGCCTCCAAACACGTCTTTGTTTGTGCGGAACATCTCCGATGATTCCAG GCCTGAGGATTTGCGGCGTGAGTTTGGCCGCTATGGGCCGATAGTAGATGTCTACATCCCACTTGACTTCTATACACGTCAACCAAGAGGATTTGCATACATTCAAT TTGAGGATGTGCGTGATGCAGAGGATGCTCTTCATAGTCTGGACAGGAAGTGGGTTTGTGGCCGGCAGATTGAAATCCAGTTCGCCCAGGGCGACAGAAAGA CACCAAATCAGATGAAGACAAAGGAGAGGCATTCTCCGAGCAGATCGTCCCGATACGACGACTACGACCGAGATGGCCGGCGCAGACGCTCGCGCAGCCGCAGCCACGACAGATACAGATCACGCAGCCAGTCGTATGACCGCCGTCGGAGGCGATCTGAAAGTCCACGAGA CTCTCGTGGTCGTGTGTATGCAAGAGGAAGGAGCAGGAGTCGTGAGGATGAAAG ACACAGACCTCGGAGAGAGTCCAGGGGCAGATCTCGATCACACTCCAGATCTGCGTCGCCTCAAGAACCCGTCAACCCAGCTTCCACTTCCCATTACACCGAGGAGGAAGTGCGACGCAAGCGCTCCCCGTCCCGCTCCAGATCCCGGTCGGCTTCGAGATCACGTTCTCGTTCACGCTCTCGGTCCTGGGCTGGGCGCAAGTCAGGGGGGCGCTAG
- the LOC131447338 gene encoding c-Myc-binding protein-like, with protein sequence MAHYRAPEAKREQFRRYLEKSGVLDTLTSVLVALYEETDKPNNALDFIKLHLGAAGPEPADSETLRSEMADLQQKCNLLMEENKELRNKLMQYEPSPAE encoded by the exons ATGGCCCATTACAGA GCCCCAGAAGCGAAACGAGAGCAGTTCAGAAGATACTTGGAGAAATCGGGAGTATTGGACACTTTAACAAGTg TTCTCGTGGCACTTTATGAGGAAACTGACAAACCCAACAATGCACTAGA CTTCATAAAGCTTCACCTCGGTGCAGCTGGTCCAGAGCCAGCAGACTCTGAGACTCTTCGCTCGGAGATGGCTGATCTTCAGCAGAAGTGCAACCTGCTCATGGAGGAGAACAAAGAGCTGAGGAACAAG CTGATGCAGTATGAACCGTCGCCTGCGGAGTAA
- the LOC131447337 gene encoding gap junction alpha-9 protein-like, whose amino-acid sequence MGDWNFLGGILEEVHIHSTMVGKIWLTILFIFRMLVLGVAAEDVWNDEQSDFICNTDQPGCRNVCYDQAFPISLIRYWVLQVIFVSSPSLVYMGHAIYQLRALEKERHCKKGALRRELEAVDVELSEVRRRIEKEMRQLEQGKLNKAPLRGSLLCTYMAHIVTRSVVEVSFMMGQYLLYGHHLSPLYKCEREPCPNVVDCFVSRPTEKSLFMMFMQAIASISLFLSLLEIMHLGYKKLKKGILDYYPHLKDDLDEYYVNKSKKNSVVHQGCMGTSAGRKTTIPTAPIGYTLLLEKQGNGPNYPLLNASSAFIPIQGDAGAKPDNHKDSKGEVLSSPTEQNSNSNNTSSETRSPPVDKQEEPEEQSSPRHENLECARSEYPTLPVADASSCAALTAIARKSRRVSPPWHCSTVVEGNGSDSGDSYHGVSSSMKLRGGCVGPRARVLSKSDMKRPSRSQSPDSVGELSSVSRHSRESNSPVASSPPNRRVSAASTTSSSRRAPTDLQI is encoded by the coding sequence atgggaGACTGGAACTTCCTTGGTGGGATCTTGGAGGAGGTGCACATCCACTCCACCATGGTGGGAAAGATCTGGCTCACCATCCTCTTCATATTCAGGATGTTGGTGCTGGGCGTCGCCGCGGAGGACGTGTGGAACGACGAGCAGTCGGACTTCATCTGCAACACCGATCAACCCGGCTGCAGGAACGTCTGCTACGACCAGGCCTTCCCCATCTCCCTCATCAGGTACTGGGTGCTGCAGGTGATCTTTGTCTCCTCGCCCTCGCTGGTGTACATGGGCCACGCCATCTACCAGCTGAGGGCGCTGGAGAAGGAGCGGCACTGCAAGAAGGGGGCCCTCCGTCGAGAGCTGGAGGCAGTGGACGTGGAGCTGTCGGAGGTGAGGAGACGGATCGAGAAGGAGATGAGGCAGCTAGAGCAGGGGAAGCTCAACAAGGCTCCTCTGAGAGGTTCTCTGTTGTGCACCTACATGGCCCACATTGTGACTCGCTCAGTGGTGGAGGTCAGCTTCATGATGGGCCAGTACCTCCTCTATGGACACCACCTGAGTCCTCTTTACAAGTGTGAACGGGAGCCGTGTCCGAATGTGGTGGACTGCTTTGTCTCCAGACCCACAGAGAAAAGCCTCTTCATGATGTTCATGCAAGCCATCGCCTCTATCTCCCTCTTCCTCAGCCTCCTTGAGATCATGCACTTGGGCTACAAGAAGCTTAAGAAGGGCATCCTGGACTACTACCCCCATCTGAAGGACGACCTTGATGAATATTACGTGAACAAGTCCAAGAAGAACTCAGTTGTCCATCAGGGTTGCATGGGCACCTCAGCGGGACGCAAGACTACAATCCCCACAGCACCAATTGGGTACACACTTCTGCTGGAGAAGCAGGGAAACGGGCCTAACTACCCTCTGCTCAATGCCTCCTCTGCCTTCATACCGATACAAGGAGATGCTGGCGCAAAACCAGACAACCACAAGGACAGCAAGGGGGAGGTGCTGTCGAGTCCCACAGAGCAGAACAGCAACTCAAACAACACCAGCAGTGAGACACGTTCACCTCCTGTCGACAAGCAGGAAGAACCAGAAGAACAATCCTCTCCCCGCCATGAGAACCTGGAGTGTGCACGTTCTGAGTATCCCACCCTGCCTGTAGCAGATGCCTCTTCCTGCGCTGCACTGACAGCAATTGCGAGGAAGTCACGGAGGGTCAGTCCGCCATGGCACTGCTCCACAGTGGTAGAGGGGAACGGTTCGGACAGTGGCGACTCCTACCACGGGGTGAGCAGCAGCATGAAGCTCCGCGGCGGCTGTGTTGGCCCCAGAGCGAGGGTGCTGTCAAAGTCGGACATGAAGAGACCAAGCAGGTCTCAGAGTCCAGACTCAGTGGGGGAACTGAGTTCTGTGTCTCGGCACAGTCGCGAGAGCAACAGCCCCGTCGCCTCCTCTCCTCCGAACCGCAGAGTGTCAGCGGCGAGCacgaccagcagcagcagacgagcTCCCACTGACCTGCAGATATAA
- the si:ch1073-513e17.1 gene encoding sialin isoform X1, translated as MSPPNGHSINSIDAPADDNEDSEPLIKSDAAVSPQCCSARLNLAVLMFFGFSVVYGLRVNLSVAMVAMVNNTDPTPAKNSSIVHACPLPSARGNTSDSFVQPDGVPQYPWDSETQGWLLGAFFFGYICTQIPGGYLAGHYGGSIFLGLGVLGTAALTLLTPLAAQMGSYWLFALRALEGFVEGVTFPAMTAMWARWAPPLERSRLMTLSGSGSSFGAFVALPLTGVISQALGWPAVFYICGGAGCLWAVFWFILVSDDPRTHRRISKEERDYIINSIGTQGTGHGWSVPVLQMLLSVPLWAIIITQMCSNWSYYTLLTSLPTYMDNILHFDLKSNSFLSAVPYLGGMLVSLLSAVAADSLIERRVLSVTAVRKLFTFTGLLFPAVFLAAVGYAGCSHVLAVTFLTLSMAIGGISAPGVFINQLDIAPRYAGFLLGITNTFGTIPGIVAPIVTGYFTEDHTLSGWRTVFCVAAAINVGGAFFYTIFGRGEIQPWAVTEEERAEAESRRSRSIST; from the exons ATGTCGCCACCTAATGGCCACTCCATCAACTCCATCGATGCCCCCGCGGACGACAACGAGGACAGCGAACCTCTCATCAAGAGCGATGCAG CAGTGTCTCCTCAGTGCTGCTCGGCTCGCCTCAACCTCGCCGTCCTCATGTTCTTCGGCTTCTCCGTGGTCTATGGTCTGCGGGTCAACCTCAGCGTTGCCATGGTCGCCATGGTGAACAACACTGATCCCACGCCAGCGAAGAACAGCTCCATCGTGCACGCGTGTCCTCTGCCGTCAGCGAGAGGAAACACAAGTGACTCCTTCGTACAACCTgatggg GTCCCTCAGTATCCCTGGGACTCGGAGACTCAGGGTTGGCTGCTGGGGGCGTTTTTCTTCGGTTACATCTGCACTCAGATCCCGGGAGGTTACCTGGCCGGTCACTATGGGGGGAGCATCTTCCTGGGTTTGGGTGTTCTGGGCACAGCTGccctcaccctcctcaccccTCTGGCTGCTCAGATGGGCTCCTACTGGCTGTTCGCTCTGCGAGCATTGGAGGGCTTTGTCGAG GGTGTGACGTTCCCGGCCATGACGGCAATGTGGGCTCGGTGGGCGCCCCCACTGGAGCGCTCTCGCCTCATGACCCTGTCGGGCTCTGGCTCAAGCTTTGGAGCCTTCGTGGCTCTGCCGCTCACAGGCGTCATCAGCCAAGCACTGGGCTGGCCCGCTGTGTTCTACATCTGTG GAGGCGCCGGTTGCCTCTGGGCcgtgttttggtttattttggtgTCAGATGACCCTCGGACCCACCGTCGAATCAGCAAAGAGGAGCGCGATTACATCATCAACTCTATCGGAACTCAG GGCACGGGTCACGGTTGGTCGGTGCCGGTGCTGCAGATGCTGCTGTCCGTCCCACTGTGGGCGATCATCATCACCCAGATGTGTTCAAACTGGTCCTACTACACGCTGCTCACCTCTCTGCCCACGTACATGGACAACATCCTGCACTTTGACCTCAAATCG aaCAGCTTCCTGTCCGCTGTGCCGTACCTCGGTGGCATGCTGGTCTCGCTGCTGTCGGCCGTTGCCGCCGACAGCCTCATCGAGAGGAGAGTGTTGAGCGTCACCGCCGTTCGTAAACTCTTCACATTCACCG GCCTCTTGTTCCCGGCTGTGTTCTTGGCCGCAGTGGGTTACGCCGGCTGCAGCCACGTCCTCGCCGTCACCTTCCTCACACTCTCCATGGCCATCGGGGGGATCAGCGCCCCCGGAGTCTTCATCAACCAGCTCGACATCGCTCCTCG ATATGCAGGATTCCTTCTGGGAATCACCAACACATTCGGGACAATCCCGGGCATCGTGGCTCCCATCGTGACGGGATACTTCACAGAAGAT cacacACTGTCCGGCTGGAGGACGGTGTTCTGTGTCGCAGCCGCGATCAACGTGGGCGGAGCGTTCTTTTACACCATATTTGGCAGAGGGGAGATTCAGCCGTGGGCcgtcacagaggaggagagagcggaGGCCGAGTCGAGGAGGAGCAGGTCCATCTCCACATGA
- the si:ch1073-513e17.1 gene encoding sialin isoform X2 produces the protein MSPPNGHSINSIDAPADDNEDSEPLIKSDAVSPQCCSARLNLAVLMFFGFSVVYGLRVNLSVAMVAMVNNTDPTPAKNSSIVHACPLPSARGNTSDSFVQPDGVPQYPWDSETQGWLLGAFFFGYICTQIPGGYLAGHYGGSIFLGLGVLGTAALTLLTPLAAQMGSYWLFALRALEGFVEGVTFPAMTAMWARWAPPLERSRLMTLSGSGSSFGAFVALPLTGVISQALGWPAVFYICGGAGCLWAVFWFILVSDDPRTHRRISKEERDYIINSIGTQGTGHGWSVPVLQMLLSVPLWAIIITQMCSNWSYYTLLTSLPTYMDNILHFDLKSNSFLSAVPYLGGMLVSLLSAVAADSLIERRVLSVTAVRKLFTFTGLLFPAVFLAAVGYAGCSHVLAVTFLTLSMAIGGISAPGVFINQLDIAPRYAGFLLGITNTFGTIPGIVAPIVTGYFTEDHTLSGWRTVFCVAAAINVGGAFFYTIFGRGEIQPWAVTEEERAEAESRRSRSIST, from the exons ATGTCGCCACCTAATGGCCACTCCATCAACTCCATCGATGCCCCCGCGGACGACAACGAGGACAGCGAACCTCTCATCAAGAGCGATGCAG TGTCTCCTCAGTGCTGCTCGGCTCGCCTCAACCTCGCCGTCCTCATGTTCTTCGGCTTCTCCGTGGTCTATGGTCTGCGGGTCAACCTCAGCGTTGCCATGGTCGCCATGGTGAACAACACTGATCCCACGCCAGCGAAGAACAGCTCCATCGTGCACGCGTGTCCTCTGCCGTCAGCGAGAGGAAACACAAGTGACTCCTTCGTACAACCTgatggg GTCCCTCAGTATCCCTGGGACTCGGAGACTCAGGGTTGGCTGCTGGGGGCGTTTTTCTTCGGTTACATCTGCACTCAGATCCCGGGAGGTTACCTGGCCGGTCACTATGGGGGGAGCATCTTCCTGGGTTTGGGTGTTCTGGGCACAGCTGccctcaccctcctcaccccTCTGGCTGCTCAGATGGGCTCCTACTGGCTGTTCGCTCTGCGAGCATTGGAGGGCTTTGTCGAG GGTGTGACGTTCCCGGCCATGACGGCAATGTGGGCTCGGTGGGCGCCCCCACTGGAGCGCTCTCGCCTCATGACCCTGTCGGGCTCTGGCTCAAGCTTTGGAGCCTTCGTGGCTCTGCCGCTCACAGGCGTCATCAGCCAAGCACTGGGCTGGCCCGCTGTGTTCTACATCTGTG GAGGCGCCGGTTGCCTCTGGGCcgtgttttggtttattttggtgTCAGATGACCCTCGGACCCACCGTCGAATCAGCAAAGAGGAGCGCGATTACATCATCAACTCTATCGGAACTCAG GGCACGGGTCACGGTTGGTCGGTGCCGGTGCTGCAGATGCTGCTGTCCGTCCCACTGTGGGCGATCATCATCACCCAGATGTGTTCAAACTGGTCCTACTACACGCTGCTCACCTCTCTGCCCACGTACATGGACAACATCCTGCACTTTGACCTCAAATCG aaCAGCTTCCTGTCCGCTGTGCCGTACCTCGGTGGCATGCTGGTCTCGCTGCTGTCGGCCGTTGCCGCCGACAGCCTCATCGAGAGGAGAGTGTTGAGCGTCACCGCCGTTCGTAAACTCTTCACATTCACCG GCCTCTTGTTCCCGGCTGTGTTCTTGGCCGCAGTGGGTTACGCCGGCTGCAGCCACGTCCTCGCCGTCACCTTCCTCACACTCTCCATGGCCATCGGGGGGATCAGCGCCCCCGGAGTCTTCATCAACCAGCTCGACATCGCTCCTCG ATATGCAGGATTCCTTCTGGGAATCACCAACACATTCGGGACAATCCCGGGCATCGTGGCTCCCATCGTGACGGGATACTTCACAGAAGAT cacacACTGTCCGGCTGGAGGACGGTGTTCTGTGTCGCAGCCGCGATCAACGTGGGCGGAGCGTTCTTTTACACCATATTTGGCAGAGGGGAGATTCAGCCGTGGGCcgtcacagaggaggagagagcggaGGCCGAGTCGAGGAGGAGCAGGTCCATCTCCACATGA
- the LOC131447340 gene encoding serine/arginine-rich splicing factor 10-like isoform X1, with translation MARYMRPPNTSLFVRNISDDSRPEDLRREFGRYGPIVDVYIPLDFYTRQPRGFAYIQFEDVRDAEDALHSLDRKWVCGRQIEIQFAQGDRKTPNQMKTKERHSPSRSSRYDDYDRDGRRRRSRSRSHDRYRSRSQSYDRRRRRSESPRDSRGRVYARGRSRSREDERYRHRPRRESRGRSRSHSRSASPQEPVNPASTSHYTEEEVRRKRSPSRSRSRSASRSRSRSRSRSWAGRKSGGR, from the exons atGGCCAGATACATGAGGCCTCCAAACACGTCTTTGTTTGTGCGGAACATCTCCGATGATTCCAG GCCTGAGGATTTGCGGCGTGAGTTTGGCCGCTATGGGCCGATAGTAGATGTCTACATCCCACTTGACTTCTATACACGTCAACCAAGAGGATTTGCATACATTCAAT TTGAGGATGTGCGTGATGCAGAGGATGCTCTTCATAGTCTGGACAGGAAGTGGGTTTGTGGCCGGCAGATTGAAATCCAGTTCGCCCAGGGCGACAGAAAGA CACCAAATCAGATGAAGACAAAGGAGAGGCATTCTCCGAGCAGATCGTCCCGATACGACGACTACGACCGAGATGGCCGGCGCAGACGCTCGCGCAGCCGCAGCCACGACAGATACAGATCACGCAGCCAGTCGTATGACCGCCGTCGGAGGCGATCTGAAAGTCCACGAGA CTCTCGTGGTCGTGTGTATGCAAGAGGAAGGAGCAGGAGTCGTGAGGATGAAAG ATACAGACACAGACCTCGGAGAGAGTCCAGGGGCAGATCTCGATCACACTCCAGATCTGCGTCGCCTCAAGAACCCGTCAACCCAGCTTCCACTTCCCATTACACCGAGGAGGAAGTGCGACGCAAGCGCTCCCCGTCCCGCTCCAGATCCCGGTCGGCTTCGAGATCACGTTCTCGTTCACGCTCTCGGTCCTGGGCTGGGCGCAAGTCAGGGGGGCGCTAG
- the LOC131447340 gene encoding serine/arginine-rich splicing factor 10-like isoform X3, producing MKFKIKQSIFEDVRDAEDALHSLDRKWVCGRQIEIQFAQGDRKTPNQMKTKERHSPSRSSRYDDYDRDGRRRRSRSRSHDRYRSRSQSYDRRRRRSESPRDSRGRVYARGRSRSREDERYRHRPRRESRGRSRSHSRSASPQEPVNPASTSHYTEEEVRRKRSPSRSRSRSASRSRSRSRSRSWAGRKSGGR from the exons ATGAAGTTCAAAATCAAGCAAAG CATATTTGAGGATGTGCGTGATGCAGAGGATGCTCTTCATAGTCTGGACAGGAAGTGGGTTTGTGGCCGGCAGATTGAAATCCAGTTCGCCCAGGGCGACAGAAAGA CACCAAATCAGATGAAGACAAAGGAGAGGCATTCTCCGAGCAGATCGTCCCGATACGACGACTACGACCGAGATGGCCGGCGCAGACGCTCGCGCAGCCGCAGCCACGACAGATACAGATCACGCAGCCAGTCGTATGACCGCCGTCGGAGGCGATCTGAAAGTCCACGAGA CTCTCGTGGTCGTGTGTATGCAAGAGGAAGGAGCAGGAGTCGTGAGGATGAAAG ATACAGACACAGACCTCGGAGAGAGTCCAGGGGCAGATCTCGATCACACTCCAGATCTGCGTCGCCTCAAGAACCCGTCAACCCAGCTTCCACTTCCCATTACACCGAGGAGGAAGTGCGACGCAAGCGCTCCCCGTCCCGCTCCAGATCCCGGTCGGCTTCGAGATCACGTTCTCGTTCACGCTCTCGGTCCTGGGCTGGGCGCAAGTCAGGGGGGCGCTAG
- the LOC131447395 gene encoding fatty acid-binding protein, liver-like: MAFNGTWEVYSEENLEGFLKAVGAPEMVVKMRTNIKPVIVIEQKGKDFTYILKMAGCTQVNSFTIGQETEMTAVDGRKFKCTVREENGKLVTESAKFTSVREMQGEEMVETVTAGSVTFTSKSRRV, translated from the exons ATGGCTTTTAACGGCACCTGGGAAGTTTATTCTGAGGAAAACCTTGAGGGTTTCCTTAAAGCAGTTG GTGCTCCTGAAATGGTCGTGAAAATGCGCACAAACATCAAACCGGTGATAGTGATCGAGCAGAAAGGCAAAGACTTCACCTACATCCTGAAGATGGCCGGATGCACCCAAGTCAACTCCTTCACCATTGGACAGGAGACGGAGATGACGGCTGTGGACGGCAGGAAGTTCAAG TGCACCGTCAGAGAAGAGAATGGGAAGCTGGTGACTGAGAGTGCAAAGTTCACCTCCGTTCGAGAGATGCAAGGAGAAGAAATGGTGGAG ACCGTCACCGCAGGCTCTGTGACTTTCACGAGCAAGAGCAGACGAGTCTGA
- the si:ch1073-513e17.1 gene encoding sialin isoform X3, with amino-acid sequence MFFGFSVVYGLRVNLSVAMVAMVNNTDPTPAKNSSIVHACPLPSARGNTSDSFVQPDGVPQYPWDSETQGWLLGAFFFGYICTQIPGGYLAGHYGGSIFLGLGVLGTAALTLLTPLAAQMGSYWLFALRALEGFVEGVTFPAMTAMWARWAPPLERSRLMTLSGSGSSFGAFVALPLTGVISQALGWPAVFYICGGAGCLWAVFWFILVSDDPRTHRRISKEERDYIINSIGTQGTGHGWSVPVLQMLLSVPLWAIIITQMCSNWSYYTLLTSLPTYMDNILHFDLKSNSFLSAVPYLGGMLVSLLSAVAADSLIERRVLSVTAVRKLFTFTGLLFPAVFLAAVGYAGCSHVLAVTFLTLSMAIGGISAPGVFINQLDIAPRYAGFLLGITNTFGTIPGIVAPIVTGYFTEDHTLSGWRTVFCVAAAINVGGAFFYTIFGRGEIQPWAVTEEERAEAESRRSRSIST; translated from the exons ATGTTCTTCGGCTTCTCCGTGGTCTATGGTCTGCGGGTCAACCTCAGCGTTGCCATGGTCGCCATGGTGAACAACACTGATCCCACGCCAGCGAAGAACAGCTCCATCGTGCACGCGTGTCCTCTGCCGTCAGCGAGAGGAAACACAAGTGACTCCTTCGTACAACCTgatggg GTCCCTCAGTATCCCTGGGACTCGGAGACTCAGGGTTGGCTGCTGGGGGCGTTTTTCTTCGGTTACATCTGCACTCAGATCCCGGGAGGTTACCTGGCCGGTCACTATGGGGGGAGCATCTTCCTGGGTTTGGGTGTTCTGGGCACAGCTGccctcaccctcctcaccccTCTGGCTGCTCAGATGGGCTCCTACTGGCTGTTCGCTCTGCGAGCATTGGAGGGCTTTGTCGAG GGTGTGACGTTCCCGGCCATGACGGCAATGTGGGCTCGGTGGGCGCCCCCACTGGAGCGCTCTCGCCTCATGACCCTGTCGGGCTCTGGCTCAAGCTTTGGAGCCTTCGTGGCTCTGCCGCTCACAGGCGTCATCAGCCAAGCACTGGGCTGGCCCGCTGTGTTCTACATCTGTG GAGGCGCCGGTTGCCTCTGGGCcgtgttttggtttattttggtgTCAGATGACCCTCGGACCCACCGTCGAATCAGCAAAGAGGAGCGCGATTACATCATCAACTCTATCGGAACTCAG GGCACGGGTCACGGTTGGTCGGTGCCGGTGCTGCAGATGCTGCTGTCCGTCCCACTGTGGGCGATCATCATCACCCAGATGTGTTCAAACTGGTCCTACTACACGCTGCTCACCTCTCTGCCCACGTACATGGACAACATCCTGCACTTTGACCTCAAATCG aaCAGCTTCCTGTCCGCTGTGCCGTACCTCGGTGGCATGCTGGTCTCGCTGCTGTCGGCCGTTGCCGCCGACAGCCTCATCGAGAGGAGAGTGTTGAGCGTCACCGCCGTTCGTAAACTCTTCACATTCACCG GCCTCTTGTTCCCGGCTGTGTTCTTGGCCGCAGTGGGTTACGCCGGCTGCAGCCACGTCCTCGCCGTCACCTTCCTCACACTCTCCATGGCCATCGGGGGGATCAGCGCCCCCGGAGTCTTCATCAACCAGCTCGACATCGCTCCTCG ATATGCAGGATTCCTTCTGGGAATCACCAACACATTCGGGACAATCCCGGGCATCGTGGCTCCCATCGTGACGGGATACTTCACAGAAGAT cacacACTGTCCGGCTGGAGGACGGTGTTCTGTGTCGCAGCCGCGATCAACGTGGGCGGAGCGTTCTTTTACACCATATTTGGCAGAGGGGAGATTCAGCCGTGGGCcgtcacagaggaggagagagcggaGGCCGAGTCGAGGAGGAGCAGGTCCATCTCCACATGA